The Nerophis ophidion isolate RoL-2023_Sa linkage group LG05, RoL_Noph_v1.0, whole genome shotgun sequence genomic interval CCATACTGTCGAGTGGTAAACCTGCAGTAtttgttaaatgtgttttttcatgtcactGATATTAAAAAGTGACATGGTGATTGACAatgggtgcatgagtccaagggaaacaggtgcgtgacatgacaggtgaaagctaatgagttgtcatggtgacaaaaactaacaaaagtgcacaatgagtccgcatccaaacagaacgtgaccacaaaacatgagaGTTATGAGCTTAGGTCATACAGTATATTAGTGAGTCTATGTCATACAGTATATTAGTGAGTCTATGTCATACAGTATATTAGTGAGTCTATGTCATACAGTATATTAGTGAGTCTATGTCATACAGTATATTAGTGAGTCTATGTCATACAGTATATTAGTGAGCCTATGTCATACAGTATATTAGTGAGTCTATGTCATACAGTATATTAGTGAGTCTATGTCATACAGTATATTAGTGAGTCTATGTCATACAGTATATTAGTGAGTCTATGTCATACAGTATATTAGTGAGTCTATGTCATACAGTATATTAGTGAGTCTATGTCATACAGTATATTAATGAGTCTATGTCATACAGTATATTAGTGAGTCTATGTCATACAGTATATTAGTGAGTCTATGTCATACAGTATATTAGTGAGTCTATGTCATACAGTATATTAGTGAGCCTATGTCATACAGTATATTAGTGAGTCTATGTCATACAGTATATTAGTGAGCCTATGTCATACAGTATATTAGTGAGCCAGTGTCATACAGTATATTAGTGAGCCTATGTCATACAGTATATTAGTGAGTCTATGTCATACAGTATATTAGTGAGTCTATGTCATACAGTATATTAGTGAGCCAGTGTCATACAGTATATTAGTGAGCCTATGTCATACAGTATATTAGTGAGCCTATGTCATACAGTATATTAGTGAGTCTATGTCATACAGTATATTAATGAGTCTATGTCATACAGTATATTAGTGAGTCTATGTCATACAGTATATTAATGAGTCTATGTCATACAGTATATTAGTGAGTCTATGTCATACAGTATATTAGTGAGTCTATGTCATACAGTATATTAGTGAGTCTATGTCATACAGTATATTAGTGAGCCTATGTCATACAGTATATTAGTGAGCCAGTGTCATACAGTATATTAGTGAGCCTATGTCATACAGTATATTAGTGAGTCTATGTCATACAGTATATTAGTGAGTCTATGTCATACAGTATATTAGTGAGCCAGTGTCATACAGTATATTAGTGAGCCTATGTCATACAGTATATTAGTGAGCCTATGTCATACAGTATATTAGTGAGTCTATGTCATACAgtatattagtttcaccttgtaaattgTAATTGCTAAAATGAACAAACCTCTGCACGATATTCAAATTGTTTGCCTTTCAACTGTAAATGCAGACCACAAAACTTGTCACTGTTACTCAACATGTACACATTGCCCAATACTTTCTTTATCAAaattatactgtatttatattgtaaaCTGTACTTCTGACATCCAAAACACCATTCATTTTCGGTAATGTAAGtgtaccccgagagggacaagaggTACAAAATGGATAATGTAAGACTAACCCAGAAAGGCGTTTTTTAACTTATGTAGGCTAGAAACAATGTCTATTACCTAAAGATAATTAGGAATCATGACAAAGAACGTCATGACATTTTCATTAGGATGCATCAGAAACTTTTGCAACCAAttctacaaaaaataaaacacggAAATCTTCTCACAGACAGACAGCAGTCAGGATTTTCCCCAACATTACATGCAAATTGTGATTTTTGCAGATACAGTAAgtcagaaaaaataaataaaatcgtatatatatatatatatatatatatatatttttttttttttacagttgtgatcaaaatttttcaacacccacacaattttggtgtttcagcaagttggacatttattccgtattttgtttatagtcatatcaaataaagatgcgtcaaatagacaaatgcaacttaaattgtaacactgtattctacaaaataccaaaaaaggacatttttcttaatatctcattgacaaaatgattcaaccccctagttccatgcatctttagtacttagtagaacaccctttggcagtaatgacatccttcaaaggtgatacataagcggacacaagcttcttgcaagcatctacaggtattttagcccattcctcttgggcaaaggcctccagttcattcatattcttgggcttgcgtgctgcaactgccttcttcaagtcccaccaatAATTCACTGGTTGTAGAACCGGTTGTCAAACAGGAGTTATAGTTGTAGGTGCAGCCTAAAGTTCCTATGCCGTCAACATCTGTATTAGGGCGAGACTTGCTGGTAGTTATCTTAAACCACAAGTGATGAGCGCATTTCTTTTGAGACAACACATACAATCTGTTTTTTAAGTCAACTATTGAATAGTAAATCAACATCCAAGAAAATCTGATTGAGAGCTTTCAGATTGGACCTATTGAATATCTGTGCAGAGTCAAGGTACACATGTAGAGGAGACACCATATATTAACAACCAATTAGTACAGCATGACACCTAAAATTCATGAACGACCATAATTGTTGTGTGCATTAAATGGATATAAAATCTTTAGATTGCAACCAATGTGCATGTCAACTACTGAACTGTATTCTTACAACAAAACACAGAAAGAAAAGTATCCATTAAAAAAACACCAAAGCTACACAAATAAATGCAGACAGAACTTGTCACCATTACTCTAAACTGAGGAACATAAATTCCAAGATTATATTGATCAAcgttatactgtatttatattgtaaaTAAGTCATGCGATATCTACACTGTATAACACAATTTATTTCAATCAATGTAAGACTAACTCATATTGTAACAAGATGACATGCTGTACACATAAAAACAAACTATTACCCAAAGACAATAAGAAATCATGACAAACAACATCTTGTTATGATCATTACTTACTTTGCAACAGAATCTGTTGCAGCTAATTCTACCCAAAAAAAcaagatatcttttttttttctttcaaagacAAACATGACTGATAAATGAATTAGGGTGTGGATGCATCCATGATTGTTCTATCACTAATGCGAATTGTGTATTTGCATTTACAGTTAGTCTTAACAGCTACTAGGTGCTGTTAGAAAATACAGACATGACAAATTATGTTTGTAAAAAGAAACAATGACTAAGTGAATCAGGCAAAACAAATCTATCTTTGAGAAATGGGAATTCAATGAGAGGGATTATACGTCTGAATACAATTATAAACTATTAGAAAACCATGCAATACAAGTCCATGAGATGGCCTAAAGTTTCACTTTACATGAACAACAACCAGTTTAACTATGTCTGGACAAAAACCCAAAACAGCATATGGATAAAAATGATTAATTTGAGGGAAATGAAATGAAACATATATTCATACCTCAGGGGAGCCTTGAGTATCTCCAAACATCTCATCAAAGTCAGAAGGACTTTTCCTCAGAGTCTGGTCAGCAGGCAGCGTGTTGTCATTGTAAGAAGACACAAACTTAAAGTCACTGGTTCTAGAACCTGTTGTCAAGTAGGCGTCATAGTTGTAGGTGCTGCGTAAAGTTCCTGTGCCGTCAACATCTGCGTAATTAGGAGGCAGATACGCGCTGGGGATGGCAACTGCTCCATCAAACAACAGTCTGGGCTTTCTCCTGCGACAAAACCTCACACCCAGGACGATGATGATGAAGGTCAGAAAGAAGGTGGACACAGACACCAGCGCGATGATCAGATAAGACGTCAGTTTGGAATTCTTCTCCTCATAAGAAATGTCCTTCAGTTCTGGCACCTCAGCCAAGTTGTCAGAAATAAGTAAATACATGGAGCAGGTGGCAGAGAGAGGGGGCTGTCCGTTATCTTTCACTGCCACAATCAGGTTCTGTTTCATGCTGTCAGATTCAGAAATGTCCCGCTGGGTCCTGATCTCTCCACTGTGGAGACCAATGGTGAAAAGTCCCGGATCAGTGGACTTGACTATATGATAGGACAGCCAGGCGTTCTGTCCAGAGTCTGCGTCCACCGCTATCACTTTGGACACCACAGAGCCTCCGTGTGCAGCTTTGGGGACCAGCTCTGTCATGAAGGAGTTACCCTCTGGGGAGGGGTACAGTATCTGAGGAGAGTTGTCATTCACATCCGATATGAACACACTGACGCTCACGTTGCTGCTCAGCGGAGGAGAACCGTTGTCTCTGGCCATGACGTGGACTTTAAAACTCCTCAAGTGTTCATAATCAAATGACCTGACAGCGTGGATCACACCTGTGTCTCCGTTAACAGACACATAGGAGGACACCGGGGCACCGTTCACCTCAGCAGCTAACAGAGAATAAATCACGGTACCGTTCTGTCTCCAGTCGGGGTCTCGAGCACTAACGGAACATAAAGTAGAgccagctttgttattttcactCACATATGCGCTGTAGGACTGTTCCTCAAACACAGGTGGGTTGTCGTTGATGTCTGCTACAGATAAGTGAAGACTTTTAGAGGAGGACAGAGGAGGAGAGCCCTCGTCAGTGGCACTGATTGTAATGTTGTAATCAGACACTAGTTCACGGTCCAGTTGTCCAGTAGTCACCAGAGAATAATAGTTTTTAATAGAAGGAACTAACTTAAAAGGGACATTTTGTTGAATGGAGCAGCGGACTTGTCCGTTCTTCTCCGAGTCTCTGTCCTGAACATTAATGATGCCCACCTCTGTACCAGGTGACACATTCTCTGGTACTGGATTAGACAGTGACTTTAAATTAATCACAGGAGCGTTGTCATTTACATCAGTaattaaaattatgacttttgcatATGAAGACAGTCCTAATCCGTCTTTGGCTTTCACACGTATTTCATAAGATGTTCTAAATTCATAATCAACGGTTCCGATGACTCCTATTGCACCCATTTTTCGATCAATATTGAATAACTTCTCCACATCTTCTGTAACATGTCCAAAATCATAACTGACTTCTCCATTCACTCCTTCATCAGCATCAGTAGCACTAACATGAATCACTATTGTGTCAGGAGGAGAGTTTTCAGGCAGACTGGCTTTATAAACAGCTTGGCTGAACACTGGTACATTATCATTAGCATCCAGCACAGTGACGTGTATGACTACTGTACCTGATCTCTGAGGAGAGCCGCCATCTAAAGCTGTGAGAAGCAAATTCATCTCATTTTGTTTTTCACGGTCGAGTTCTTTATCAAGAACTAATTCTATTGTGTTTCCACTGACAGCAAGAACGAAATTATCATTCTTTCTTAGGCTGTATTGTTGAATTGAATTTTGTCCTATGTCTGCATCGTGCCCCTCTTCTATCACAAAACGAGCTCCTTTGTCGGCTGATTCACGTATCTCTAAATTAATTACGGTGTCTTTAAACATTGGTGCGTTATCATTAATATCTTGAACGTGCAGATTAATTCGATGAAGCTCCAGAGGATTCTCCAGCACGACCTCATGTTTTAGGACACATGAAGCTTTGTCTCCACAAAGATCCTCTCGGTCAATCCTGTCGGCGACAATCAGCTCTCCGCTTTTCATGTTTAGATCACAATAACGTTTGTTGCTCCCCTCGGCGTCAATGCGGGCTTTTCTTGCAGACAGTGCGCTCGTCTCCAGTCCGAGATCCTTGGCTAAATTCCCAATAACATATCCTCGTTTCGTCTCCTCAGGAAAGGAAAAGCTCACGTCTCCATATGCAGAATGCAccaaaaagaggaaaaaataaaaggtGCGCCGGTGAAAAAAAGATGGTTTAAAATCCATCATGGACGTCCTCCTAACACGCTGTAGAACAATACAATGTGGTCTACAAAATCACTGACATCAGACCAGAACGTTAGTCCACGGTGAAAGAAAGAAGGGCGTTCATCGGTTTGAAAACTGGTCTATTGCGCCATCGTGAGTATGATTTGATGTATCTACCATTTCTTGTACTTACCTAACAAACTCAAGCAACACTTTTAAACAAACATGTCTTGCACCAaatattgtttaaataaaaaaaaaaaacgttattcaaTATATGTAACTGCATCTAATGTAAGCTACATATAAACTAAGAGACACGATTCATATTCCTGAGCGTAAAAGGACGCAGTAAAAATATGCGCATATTCATCAACATTGTAAACACACATATAATTATATCAATCGTATTTGTGATCATCAATACCAGTAGTGAAATACTTTTTTACAAagctttttataataaaataaatagccATGGACTAGATGTGGACTGTATCTGCATTATATCAATGATATATGCAGCACAAATAtgtacaataaaaaacatattttttgttcagTTTGAATTAAATGGCATCGGCTAACCAGCCCAATTTCATTACAGTAGAATAAAACATTGAGTATATTTGTttgattataataaaaaaaatattcgtaTACAATTGATTTACATGTATACTGAGGTTTTAAATAATCGATCAATACATTAAAATGAAATTCATATGTTTTAAGCAATTGGACAATTATACAATACAAGCACACTTTTGAATTACTCaggaaataattacatttttcatgAACTCAGATGTGAAATtccgttttttttattattatgattttgtgATCTGTATAGAATAATCACTTATAAATAACATTAAAATTAAGTGGATATAAAAGTGAACTCAAATGCATatggcaggggtcaggaacctttttggctgagagagccatgaaagccaactatttcaaaatgtatttccgtgaaagccatataatattttttttaacactgaatacaactaaatacgcgcatttttaagtaagaacaacatttttagaatataataagtctcttattcgttttattaacattgttattctaaagctaaccaataaaaatagaatatgttttaccattaatgcgacttctttaacaggtgcgattgaaaatggatggttggattaaaatgcatgataatgttttatattttcaatcaatgcaatcaatcaatgtttatttatatagccctaaatcacaaatgtctcaaaggactgcacaaatcattacgactacaacatcctcggaagaacccacaaaagggcaaggaaaactcacacccagtgggcagggagaatccacatccagtgggacgccagtgacaatgctgactatgagaaaccttggagaggacctcagatgtgggcaaccccccaccctctaggggaccgaaagcaatggatgtcgagcgggtccaacatgatatttAAACCATATTTAAACATAAAACAATTATCACATTTTATTTGTCCTCTGAGTGAAATCACCTTATTTTTAACTATCATCAAAAATGTATACACATGTAAGTTTGAGCTTTTACTTTGCAAAGTCGAGGTAGGTAAGGCACTGCAAATACCCCTTGATTAGTACTACTTAACACCAAAACTTAATTTATGACCATATTTGTTAGATGTACATTCATAAAATCAGACTGCAAGTGAAGTGTGAATTCTTAAAATCAGACTGAAATCACTGCATGTGTCaatgaaataaatgtaaaacaaCACTACAATTAAATTCTCCTTTAAAAAGTATCGGTTGACgtagaaacacaaacacagacaaaactatgTCACCATCACTCTGCAGTAAGACAATGAACAAGATTCTGTTGATCAATGACTACTGCTGACTACTCATGTGACATCCAAAACAGAATGGACTTTAGCCAATGGagagtttaccatgaattgacttaaacaagttgaaaaacttattggggtgttactatttagtggtcaattgtacggaatatgtactgtactgtgcaatctactaataaaagttccaatcaatcaaatcaatcacaAGTTGACACGAGAAAGGAATCTTGCCACAGGCtgtgaaaaacaacaacatttctctCCGAAGTAAAAATGATCGGAAGCCATGATATCCAACACCTGCATCATCATTAGCTTGCATCAAAACATACTGCATCCAATTCAAAACTTAAAAGTAAACACTACATATTCCGCTTCACAAAGACAGACATGAGCGATGCAATTCAcggataaaaaaatacatttcccaACACATAATATAAAACAAAAGCTATATTATTGTAAGAAATAGTAGAATAATTCCAGCCATGATAACTAACACAATTATTAATTGATTAAATCATTGATATATTCCATTTGTAAATAATTATGATTGAAATCCATACTAAAATGGGATtaataaaatatgaaaattacAAAACAATCTCAGTAGAAATGTGTGTCACTAAAGATGGACATGGAATATATTTTAGTAAAATAGTCAAATTGACTACTCTACGTCTAAGTATGTCTTTAATTGCATGTCTAAGTATTGCACAACAGAACACAGCACGGACATCTTGGCAAATCAAAGCAAAGCATCCATCAATAAGTGTAGGCCGATTCATTCAAACAACACCCAATAAGCGGGCTCGAAAAAACACAAAGAGCTTGCATGAGTGTTTGTATTtggtaaaattaaatcatgttcatACCTCAGGGGAGCCTTGAGTGTCTCCAAACATCTCATCAAAGTCAGAAGGACTTTTCCTCAGAGTCTGGTCAGCAGGCAGCGTGTTGTCATTGTAAGAAGACACAAACTTAAAGTCACTGGTTCTAGAACCTGTTGTCAAGTAGGCGTCATAGTTGTAGGTGCTGCGTAAAGTTCCTGTGCCGTCAACATCTGCGTAATTAGGAGGCAGATACGCGCTGGGGATGGCAACTGCTCCATCAAACAACAGTCTGGGCTTTCTCCTGCGACAAAACCTCACACCCAGGACGATGATGATGAAGGTCAGAAAGAAGGTGGACACAGACACCAGCGCGATGATCAGATAAGACGTCAGTTTGGAATTCTTCTCCTCATAAGAAATG includes:
- the LOC133552579 gene encoding protocadherin gamma-A11-like, with the protein product MMDFKPSFFHRRTFYFFLFLVHSAYGDVSFSFPEETKRGYVIGNLAKDLGLETSALSARKARIDAEGSNKRYCDLNMKSGELIVADRIDREDLCGDKASCVLKHEVVLENPLELHRINLHVQDINDNAPMFKDTVINLEIRESADKGARFVIEEGHDADIGQNSIQQYSLRKNDNFVLAVSGNTIELVLDKELDREKQNEMNLLLTALDGGSPQRSGTVVIHVTVLDANDNVPVFSQAVYKASLPENSPPDTIVIHVSATDADEGVNGEVSYDFGHVTEDVEKLFNIDRKMGAIGVIGTVDYEFRTSYEIRVKAKDGLGLSSYAKVIILITDVNDNAPVINLKSLSNPVPENVSPGTEVGIINVQDRDSEKNGQVRCSIQQNVPFKLVPSIKNYYSLVTTGQLDRELVSDYNITISATDEGSPPLSSSKSLHLSVADINDNPPVFEEQSYSAYVSENNKAGSTLCSVSARDPDWRQNGTVIYSLLAAEVNGAPVSSYVSVNGDTGVIHAVRSFDYEHLRSFKVHVMARDNGSPPLSSNVSVSVFISDVNDNSPQILYPSPEGNSFMTELVPKAAHGGSVVSKVIAVDADSGQNAWLSYHIVKSTDPGLFTIGLHSGEIRTQRDISESDSMKQNLIVAVKDNGQPPLSATCSMYLLISDNLAEVPELKDISYEEKNSKLTSYLIIALVSVSTFFLTFIIIVLGVRFCRRRKPRLLFDGAVAIPSAYLPPNYADVDGTGTLRSTYNYDAYLTTGSRTSDFKFVSSYNDNTLPADQTLRKSPSDFDEMFGDTQGSPEV